In Deltaproteobacteria bacterium, the sequence TTGGTATACGCGTTTCCCGTTAAGGAATTCTATGACAGCCACATTGCCTGAACGATCGCATACCAGAAAATGGATGTTGGATTTATTTTGCGATATTCGGATGTGGGCGTCACTATCGAAAACCTCATTCACACTGCGGCAATTATCTAACTGGTATTGGATCCATTGCAGTTCGCTAAGGACCCGGCGATTGTCAGGGCCGGGATACTGGGTTTCTTCTAACCACATCTGCTCCACGACAAGGCCTGCTTCGTTAATTCCGCCAAAAGGAAATTCTTTCGATACCTGATTAAAGGTGATGCTGCCATATTGTGAAACCCATCGAACGGGTTTTTCCGGAGGCTCCAGCAGGGCTGTTTTTTTAACACCTCTCTTGTTTATGATTATTAACCCGGAACCAAAGCTCCAGTCGAAATTTTTTCCAAAAACCATATGGTTCCCATCATGTAGAAAGAACGAAGAACATGCATACCCCAACTGCGTGTTTGGAAAAATAACGACAAGGAAAAGCACCATAATTGAAAGTCTTAAAAAAATTTTTTCACGGCTAGCCTCCTATGAAAAGGGGGACGTGGTTGAATTGGTTGAATAACTTTTCTTGCAAGTAAATAGAAAATGATGGCCAAATATCAAGCCATGTCCAGATCGGATTTGGATATCTTACCCGGATCTGAAATAATCAATGTTATCAAGATATAGTGTATGCGGCCAATCCTGCATGATGCAATCTAAAGACACAACATTTGCCAGAAACGCGATCTACTTCCCGGGCTGCGCCAGTAAAGATTACGCGCACAATTGGTGTAAGCTCACTAGGGCCAAATAACCCTTGGGTTTCCCGTTAAAAAGGTTTATCAGAATGGTATTTTGAGGAATATAGTGTGATCCCCTCCGCAGGGCGTACAGGCCTATCAATCCTGGATCGAGAAGGAAGATGGCAGAGGGCAGTGGGACTGGTGCGGCTCAATACATTATAAGGTAACTACGTTACAGGCTTCGAACTAACAACAACTTCAGTAATTTTCTCCTCTGTATAGTTTTTGTAGAGGAGCCATGCATCGCCCTTGTTGCCAGTGTTTTCTGTTGAGATTTCCGGCCCTCGAAATAAGACGATATTTTGGCCGCCAGTATTAAGTGAACTTGGAAACGAAATACCATCAATTAAAACTGGGTCGTTTTCACCCTTATCACTCCCAGCATAAGTAAATGCCCAATCAAAATCGAATGATTTTATGAACTCCGTAAAAACTTGGCTGGGAACGTATTCGATATCAGAATCAGTATCTCTTATGGGCTTTGAGATATCTGATATGAAGTAATTCAAAAATGGTATGGTAAATTCATCGTAATCGTAATTATAAGAAGGATCGAACATGCTTGTAGTTTCAACCATATCGTACTGAAAGGATAAAATAGTCAATGGTCGGAGCACCTCAAATTCAGCAACAACTACAGTTTCACCTACACTTGGTCTAATTTCATGTATACACGTAGGAGAATCATTGCCACCATAAAAAAATGAAATACCAACAGGACTCATTCGACTGTTCCTCGTGTTGCTTAAAGGTGGACTGGTAAGTTCCTCGTGGCTATAATTTTTTGATCCTGATTTGATCCTGGCTCGATAAATTTTCCTACCTGGAGGGTAGTAATCAAGATGGTCCTCAAAGAAATGGTTGGCAATTGTAGATAGTAGATTTCTTGGATTTTGAGGGTCATTGGGATCAGAATTTTTATCATCTAAGAACGCAGTAAATCGTTTCTCTCTTTTAACCGTTTCACAAAATTTTTGCCAGTGTTCAATCTCGTCTGGCATGCCAGGAGGAGGACCATGAGGGTGGTGGGTAACATAAGCTGTGTTGTCATCATAAATTAAGTCATGCAGCAACGTAGAAGGATCATCTAATATATCCCCCCAAATATCTGGCGATTCAAGTAAAATCTCTGTAATGGTTTCGGTTGGATATTGATAGCCACCCTCCCTGGATTCATAGGGAACCTGGTGGGCAGCATCTTCATATCGTTGGAGAAAACCAGCCATGATAAATTGACCAACATCTCTAACACTATGAGTATCGATTTTCTCACTCAAACAATAATCACAAGTCCCAATATTTTCACCACCACGAATAAATTGCTTTATGTGACGATCTCGAAAACAATTAACACAGCATACCATATCAGGTGTATCGACTGTACTCATTGGGAATCCTCACGTTTAGGAAAAAACTGAATCAACTATTGATGAAGCTTATCTCTTACCTCAACTCCCTCACGATACCTCTCAAACAACCACCCAAAGAAGGCATCAGCAAACTGTTCGTTGTCAGTGACCTGCTTATAGAACTTGAAGTTGGTGTCATGTTATCGAGCTGAAACCTTTCTTGACCAAGGACGGAAAAATTTTTTTAAATGTCAGAAGGTTTTCAATGTGCCAAGATTTGATTTCAATTAGTTCTTCCTCACTTGTTTGAATTGTTCCGTCCATGTAGATCGCAATGCGTGAAGCTCTTTTTTCATCAGGAATTCTGGGGATAGTATACTTAATTGCTAAGTATCTGTTTTCTCTAATAAAAATTTAGGGATGATCTGTTTAAACTCGAAATTCAAGTTTTCCTAGCATAAGAGCCACCAATGCCTGCCGCTAATTACTAACGACGTCGTTTGTCCTTAGTGGTGATAGATTCATATGGTTCCTTGCCTTATTCTCAATTCTCAGATGTCTAATAATTACATATTGTAGCAAAAACTTCAATCTTGTTGGGGGCTGTCTCTAAAATCAAAACCTGCCTGAACCCGTTATATAATCAAATCTCAGCTATCATAATTTTTAAGCCGCCGGTTAATCAATCATCGCCTTCTTCCATCTTCCGAGATGAAACCAGAATGTAAAGACAATGCCCTGAACTACATTTGATAAGGCCATTCCCAGCCAGATGCCCGCGGGCCCCAGGCTGAGGGAAAGCATGTAAGCCAGAGGAATACGCAGACCAAGGATGATCAATCCTGTAATAACCATGGGTGAGAAGGTATCCCCGGCCCCGGTTATGGCCCGGCCCAGCACCGAAGAAAAAGCCAGAAAGATAAAAGTGGCTGAAAATATCTTAAGAAACAGGGAACCCTCCGCTATGACCTCTGGACTTTGATTGAAGACACCTACCAGTTCATTGGCAAAGAGTATAAAAAGGAAGGTCAAACAGAGCATGAAGACAGCATAAAAACCTACACCGGCCCACCCGGTCTTAACCGCCCGCTCGGGTTTGCCAGCGCCTAAATTTTGACCGACCAGGGTGGCGGCCGCGTTTCCGATGGCCATACCCGGGAGAAGGACCGACATGCGAAGCCTGATCACGATGCCATAAGCGGCCATGGCCGTAATCCCGAAAACCGCCACCAGACGCGCTATGAACAGGGCGGAGATATTGCGGAACAGCATCTGCAATGACCCGTAAAACCCTATCCTGATGAGGGTCCACATGACCGGGAGATCGAGTTTCATGTCCTGGGCCTGAAGCCGGAAAAAGCTGGTACCGCTGAAAAAGACGTAACAGGTCAAAAGCGCGCCCACACCTCGTGAGATGACCACGGCCCATGCGGCCCCAGCCATCTCCCAGCGCGGGAAACCCAGGAGACCGAAGATTAAGAGCGGCGCGAGGATGATATTGAGCACGTTCGACACGGCCATGATTTTGAGCGGCGTGACCGCATCTCCAGCGCCTCGGAGCGCGGAATTCAGATTAAAGGGAACGAAAATAAAAACCGAGCCCAAGGCAACGATACGAAGATACACCGCGCCCTGAACCTTGACCTCGCCCGTGGTGCCGATTAGCGTCAGGGCCCAATCACTTAAAAAAAGACCCAGACCCGTCATGATCAACGATAAGGCCAGCCCGATGAAGATGGACTGAACCACGACATTATGCGCCTCTTTTCTTTTCCCCGCGCCAACATGGCGCGCCACCATGGCCACGGTCCCGGTTGAAATTCCCATGGCCAGAGTATAGAAGGTCTCCACAAAGACACCGCCCATGGTCAATCCGGCCACGTAAACCGCTCCAAGGCGTCCCAGGAAAAAAAGATCAACCAGCTGCAGGATGTCATGCAGAATCATGGAGCCGACCATGGGCAGGGAAAGACGCCACATGCCGCTTATGATGCTGCCTTCTGTCAGGTTATACAGAGGTCGCCTGGTCATGAGGTTGTCAGCGCACGGCGCTTGAAGGTCAGAGGAATGCTGTCAGGGATGTATAAATAAAGGGTCAACAGCCTGGGCTCGTAAAAGAAGGACCACGTGGATCAAGGTTCATATCATATCCCTCCTAATAAATCCACGCAAATATAACCAGGACTTTCCCCTCGTCCAGAGCCCCTGAGCACAACCCACTACCGGAGCGCGCTGAAATATGCTATGTTTTCGAAAAGATGATCATGGAGGCATGAGCGGTATGAAGAAGGAAATGTTTCGGGAATACGATATCCGCGGTATCGTGGATGAAGATTTTGATCTGGATGACGCCCATACCCTGGGTCAGGGCTTTGGAACCTACCTTCATGAGCACGGCGGCGTGAGCGCCGTAGTGGGGCGGGACTGCCGCTTGAGTTCGGAACCGATCCGGAACGCCCTGGTGGAAGGTCTGACCAAATCAGGAGTCCATGTCATTGATGTCGGTATCTGCCCGACGCCGGTTTTCTACTTTGCCTTGAGGCATTTCAAGGCCGACGGCGGCCTCATGATTACGGCCAGCCATAATCCGCCTCAGTACAACGGCTTCAAGGTCTCCCTGGGGCTGGACACTATTTTTGGCCAAGAGATCCAAAAGTTCAGGCGCCTGCTTGATAAGGGAGCTTTTATTACCGGAAGCGGTTCAGCAGAAAAGCGCGATATCATAACTTCCTATACTGATTACCTGGCAAATAACATTAATATCGAACGGCCGGTTAAGGTCGCGATTGACGCAGGCAACGGCACCGGCGGCGTGGTGGCCGCCCCGCTGCTCAAACGCCTGGGCTCGCCTGCGGTCGAACTCTTTACCGAAATGGATGGCAACTTCCCCAACCACGAACCCGACCCGACCGTGCTCGCCAACATGGCCACCTTGGTTGAAACCGTTGTCAGCCAGAAACTCGAACTGGGCATCGGGTTTGACGGCGACACGGACCGCATCGGCGTGGTGGATGAGAAGGGTGAGATTATTTTCGGGGACATGCTCATGGTCATCTTTGCCCGGGACATCCTCAGGACCGAGAAGAGTGGAACCTTTATCGCTGAAGTCAAGTGCTCCAAAAATCTGTACGACGACATCGAGGCTCACGGCGGCCGGGCCATCATGTGGCGGACCGGTCATTCCCTGATCAAGCAGAAGCTCAAGGAGGAGGAAGGTTTGCTTGCCGGGGAGATGAGCGGGCACATGTTTTTCCAGCACCGGTATTTTGGGTATGACGATGCCATTTACGCTGCCTGCCGTCTTCTGGAAATCGTTTCGCGCAGCACTATCCCTGTCTCGCAATTTTTAACCGACCTGCCCAGGATGTACAGCACTCCGGAGATCAGGGTCGGATGCGCGGAGGACAAGAAGTTCAAGCTGGTGGAGCTGGTCAGGGAGGAACTGCGGCGGGATCATGACATTATTGAGGTGGACGGGGTGCGGGTCCTTTTCCCGGACGGCTGGGGTCTCCTGCGGGCCTCTAACACCGGCCCGCTTTTGGTGCTCAGGTTTGAAGCTGAAAGCGAGGCGCGTCTGACCGAAATCAGGGCCCTGGTCGAAGGAACCCTTGAAAGACTGAAGGCCCGGCTGTGACGAACTACCTCGGGGTTGACATCGGCGGGACCAATATCCGGTACGGCCTGGTGTCCGCCCAAGGCAGGCTCTGGTCTTCCGGCCACTTTCCGGCTCAAATCCAGCGCGGCTTTGACCAGGTCGTGGCGGACCTGAACGGCCGCCTGAAAGAATTCATGGCCACCCTCCCTTCTTCAGCTCAGCCCCAGGGCGTGGGCATTGGTGTAGCCGGTCGGATCGCGCCGCAAAAAGGCCTGGTCGTTTTCTCTCCCAACCTGCCTGATTGGAAGAACGCGCCTCTGGCCGAACGCGTCTGGCAAGCCCTTGACCTTGAAGTCCGCATTGAAAACGATGCCAATCTTTACGCCCTGGGCGAATGGCTGGCCGGGGCCGGTCAAGGTCTGGACAACCTGATAGTCCTGACCCTGGGCACCGGCGTAGGCGGGGGTCTTATCCTGAACGGCCGCCTCTGGACCGGCTCTTTTGGCAATGCGGCTGAAGTCGGCCATATGGTCGTGGAGCCTGAAGGACGGACCTGCAACTGCGGCGGACGGGGCTGTCTTGAAACCCTGGCCTCGGCAGCGGCCATGGCCCGAATGGCCCGGGAATGGATCGAGCAGGGAGAGACCTGCGGCTACCGAGGCAGGATCGAGGACCTCACGTCCGCCCATCTCTTTGACCTGGCCCGGCAGGGCGACACTCTGGCCCTGAAGGTCTTTGACCGAGCCGGCTCAGCCCTGGGGCTGGTTTTGACCGATATCTTCAATCTTCTCGGGCTGCAGGGGGCGATTATCGGCGGCGGAGCCGCCGCGGCTTTTGAATTCCTGAAGCCCCGGATCAAGGCCGAGCTTTCGGCGCGCCTCATGACCTCAGACCCGGATCAAATTCTCCTGGCGCGGTCTGCCTTGGGTGACCAGGCCTCCCTGATCGGCGTGCCGACCCTTTTCCGCGCCTCCAAAGAACCCTAAAACAATTCTTCCTGGATTTTGAACGAGCTACAGGCTTGTAAAATGTAATTCTGCCATTCTCTCTAGATTGACGGCTTCTGTCCGATGTAAGTCCACCAGTCGGCAGCGGCTTTAAGAAAGTTCATATAGCCAGAGCCAAGGATTTTCCGGGCTTCAGGCGAAAGCTTTGCCTCTTCCCGGAGTTGGCGCGTGTCACTTTCCAGCCCGGCTGAAACAAGGAGTATGGCCAGGCCCTGGAAAAGGCTGGTAAAGCGCCTGGTCACAATGCCTGACCAGCTTTTAAGAAGTTCAGGGGCGGCCGTGTTTGTGGCGCGGTGAATGGCCTCATCGTCCGGTCCGTCCGGTTTGAGGTTCAGGCCGTCCATGCCTTCGGCCAGGACCTCGACCGCGTCCGAGATCATGGATTTACGCGTGTATGCCACTGCCGCGGCGCC encodes:
- a CDS encoding phosphomannomutase/phosphoglucomutase — encoded protein: MKKEMFREYDIRGIVDEDFDLDDAHTLGQGFGTYLHEHGGVSAVVGRDCRLSSEPIRNALVEGLTKSGVHVIDVGICPTPVFYFALRHFKADGGLMITASHNPPQYNGFKVSLGLDTIFGQEIQKFRRLLDKGAFITGSGSAEKRDIITSYTDYLANNINIERPVKVAIDAGNGTGGVVAAPLLKRLGSPAVELFTEMDGNFPNHEPDPTVLANMATLVETVVSQKLELGIGFDGDTDRIGVVDEKGEIIFGDMLMVIFARDILRTEKSGTFIAEVKCSKNLYDDIEAHGGRAIMWRTGHSLIKQKLKEEEGLLAGEMSGHMFFQHRYFGYDDAIYAACRLLEIVSRSTIPVSQFLTDLPRMYSTPEIRVGCAEDKKFKLVELVREELRRDHDIIEVDGVRVLFPDGWGLLRASNTGPLLVLRFEAESEARLTEIRALVEGTLERLKARL
- a CDS encoding RES domain-containing protein, with the translated sequence MSTVDTPDMVCCVNCFRDRHIKQFIRGGENIGTCDYCLSEKIDTHSVRDVGQFIMAGFLQRYEDAAHQVPYESREGGYQYPTETITEILLESPDIWGDILDDPSTLLHDLIYDDNTAYVTHHPHGPPPGMPDEIEHWQKFCETVKREKRFTAFLDDKNSDPNDPQNPRNLLSTIANHFFEDHLDYYPPGRKIYRARIKSGSKNYSHEELTSPPLSNTRNSRMSPVGISFFYGGNDSPTCIHEIRPSVGETVVVAEFEVLRPLTILSFQYDMVETTSMFDPSYNYDYDEFTIPFLNYFISDISKPIRDTDSDIEYVPSQVFTEFIKSFDFDWAFTYAGSDKGENDPVLIDGISFPSSLNTGGQNIVLFRGPEISTENTGNKGDAWLLYKNYTEEKITEVVVSSKPVT
- a CDS encoding MATE family efflux transporter — protein: MTRRPLYNLTEGSIISGMWRLSLPMVGSMILHDILQLVDLFFLGRLGAVYVAGLTMGGVFVETFYTLAMGISTGTVAMVARHVGAGKRKEAHNVVVQSIFIGLALSLIMTGLGLFLSDWALTLIGTTGEVKVQGAVYLRIVALGSVFIFVPFNLNSALRGAGDAVTPLKIMAVSNVLNIILAPLLIFGLLGFPRWEMAGAAWAVVISRGVGALLTCYVFFSGTSFFRLQAQDMKLDLPVMWTLIRIGFYGSLQMLFRNISALFIARLVAVFGITAMAAYGIVIRLRMSVLLPGMAIGNAAATLVGQNLGAGKPERAVKTGWAGVGFYAVFMLCLTFLFILFANELVGVFNQSPEVIAEGSLFLKIFSATFIFLAFSSVLGRAITGAGDTFSPMVITGLIILGLRIPLAYMLSLSLGPAGIWLGMALSNVVQGIVFTFWFHLGRWKKAMID
- a CDS encoding ROK family protein; translated protein: MTNYLGVDIGGTNIRYGLVSAQGRLWSSGHFPAQIQRGFDQVVADLNGRLKEFMATLPSSAQPQGVGIGVAGRIAPQKGLVVFSPNLPDWKNAPLAERVWQALDLEVRIENDANLYALGEWLAGAGQGLDNLIVLTLGTGVGGGLILNGRLWTGSFGNAAEVGHMVVEPEGRTCNCGGRGCLETLASAAAMARMAREWIEQGETCGYRGRIEDLTSAHLFDLARQGDTLALKVFDRAGSALGLVLTDIFNLLGLQGAIIGGGAAAAFEFLKPRIKAELSARLMTSDPDQILLARSALGDQASLIGVPTLFRASKEP